The bacterium genome contains the following window.
CTGTGGCCGAATCTATTCACACCCATAAGGAGATTTCCCAAAATGGACATTCCACGGATTTTCAACATCACGGAAAGCGCTCACCGCATCCATAACCCGTTCACACCCGAAAAGCTCACCACTCTCGGCGCGGCGTTGCGTCTGGAAACGGGAACCCGAGTGCTCGACCTCGGCAGCGGTTCGGGGGAGATGCTGTGCACCTGGGC
Protein-coding sequences here:
- a CDS encoding SAM-dependent methyltransferase translates to MDIPRIFNITESAHRIHNPFTPEKLTTLGAALRLETGTRVLDLGSGSGEMLCTWA